The following proteins come from a genomic window of Accipiter gentilis chromosome 2, bAccGen1.1, whole genome shotgun sequence:
- the SNX31 gene encoding sorting nexin-31 isoform X2, whose product MKLHFSITAAEELRERGGGRYLYSVCLEGFLLGKARYSQLRRWDAQLRQLFGNAVPAFPPKFYLVMTKSMADERRSQLEQYLQNVTLDSNITNSDVFIGFFRKLQQDTFKIQTQRAFLDVYLADGTNIRLDIQTSDTAERILEVTLCKMGLSRELIKYFSLFFLQDRDDGALSVVKKVAEFELPYVSLQSMKELHCKLGIRKWYMDPSLDTLLMGCRASLNLLYMQAIQEVKRNWVKPTEGQMQELEFLQENANKAKFLELIREVRFYGYVRLDPCICDYPEDGCSADIYVGNNEINCCIKLPINQTKEVSFKINRLRSWQVTFLGATKDGEDDTLELRFEYNDSGTWQWIILYTKQAFLLSSCLKKMISEQMMKASKEGQEMEIEMPKSTKNNKKSSIQQKQVIHSGFISRKRFLARPNEEDCVFEKIREEDL is encoded by the exons ATGAAGCTGCACTTCAGCATCACCGCCGCCGAGGAGCTGCGGGAGAGGGGCGGAGGGCGCTAC CTGTACTCGGTGTGCCTGGAGGGCTTCCTGCTCGGCAAGGCGCGGTACAGCCAGCTCCGCCGCTGGGACGCGCAG CTGAGGCAGCTTTTTGGGAATGCTGTGCCTGCTTTCCCTCCAAAGTTTTACCTGGTAATGACCAAGTCGATGGCAGATGAGAGACGGTCTCAGCTGGAGCAGTACCTTCAGAATG TTACTTTGGATTCAAATATTACCAATAGTGATGTCTTCATAGGTTTTTTCAGAAAGCTACAGCAG GATACATTTAAGATCCAAACCCAGAGAGCCTTTTTGGATGTTTACCTTGCTGATGGCACTAATATTAGACTTGATATCCAGACATCGGACACTGCAGAAAGAATATTAGAG gttaCATTGTGCAAGATGGGGCTGTCAAgagaattaataaaatattttagcttaTTTTTCCTTCAAGATCGTGATGATGGAGCACTCTCTG tgGTGAAAAAAGTGGCAGAATTTGAACTTCCTTATGTGAGTCTTCAGAGCATGAAAGAGTTGCACTGTAAGCTTGGGATCAGAAAGTG GTATATGGATCCTTCTCTTGACACACTGCTGATGGGTTGTAGAGCTTCACTGAATTTGCTATATATGCAG gCAATCCAGGAAGTTAAGAGGAATTGGGTTAAACCGACAGAAGGGCAGATGCAGGAACTTGAATTTCtacaagaaaatgcaaacaaagcaaag TTCCTGGAGTTGATTCGAGAAGTGCGGTTCTATGGATATGTACGGCTTGATCCTTGCATTTGTGACTATCCAGAAGATGGCTGCTCAGCTGACATCTATGTTGGCAATAATGAGATTAACTGCTGCATAAAACTGCCTATTAACCAAACCAAAGAGGTCAGCTTTAAAATCAACAGGTTAAGAAGTTGGCAGGTTACTTTTCTT ggtGCTACAAAGGATGGTGAAGATGACACTCTGGAACTCAGGTTTGAGTACAATGATTCAGGCACATGGCAGTGGATAATTTTGTACACAAAACAG GCCTTTTTGCTCAGTAGCTGCTTGAAGAAAATGATATCAGAACAGATGATGAAGGCATCCAAAGAAGGCCAAGAAATg GAGATCGAGATGCCTAAATCcacaaaaaataataagaaatccAGCATCCAACAAAAGCAG GTAATTCATTCAGGTTTTATATCGAGGAAAAGATTTTTGGCTAGGCCAAATGAAGAGGACTGTGTATTTGAGAAAATAAGAGAAGAGGACCTGTGA
- the SNX31 gene encoding sorting nexin-31 isoform X1 encodes MKLHFSITAAEELRERGGGRYVLYSVCLEGFLLGKARYSQLRRWDAQLRQLFGNAVPAFPPKFYLVMTKSMADERRSQLEQYLQNVTLDSNITNSDVFIGFFRKLQQDTFKIQTQRAFLDVYLADGTNIRLDIQTSDTAERILEVTLCKMGLSRELIKYFSLFFLQDRDDGALSVVKKVAEFELPYVSLQSMKELHCKLGIRKWYMDPSLDTLLMGCRASLNLLYMQAIQEVKRNWVKPTEGQMQELEFLQENANKAKFLELIREVRFYGYVRLDPCICDYPEDGCSADIYVGNNEINCCIKLPINQTKEVSFKINRLRSWQVTFLGATKDGEDDTLELRFEYNDSGTWQWIILYTKQAFLLSSCLKKMISEQMMKASKEGQEMEIEMPKSTKNNKKSSIQQKQVIHSGFISRKRFLARPNEEDCVFEKIREEDL; translated from the exons ATGAAGCTGCACTTCAGCATCACCGCCGCCGAGGAGCTGCGGGAGAGGGGCGGAGGGCGCTACGTG CTGTACTCGGTGTGCCTGGAGGGCTTCCTGCTCGGCAAGGCGCGGTACAGCCAGCTCCGCCGCTGGGACGCGCAG CTGAGGCAGCTTTTTGGGAATGCTGTGCCTGCTTTCCCTCCAAAGTTTTACCTGGTAATGACCAAGTCGATGGCAGATGAGAGACGGTCTCAGCTGGAGCAGTACCTTCAGAATG TTACTTTGGATTCAAATATTACCAATAGTGATGTCTTCATAGGTTTTTTCAGAAAGCTACAGCAG GATACATTTAAGATCCAAACCCAGAGAGCCTTTTTGGATGTTTACCTTGCTGATGGCACTAATATTAGACTTGATATCCAGACATCGGACACTGCAGAAAGAATATTAGAG gttaCATTGTGCAAGATGGGGCTGTCAAgagaattaataaaatattttagcttaTTTTTCCTTCAAGATCGTGATGATGGAGCACTCTCTG tgGTGAAAAAAGTGGCAGAATTTGAACTTCCTTATGTGAGTCTTCAGAGCATGAAAGAGTTGCACTGTAAGCTTGGGATCAGAAAGTG GTATATGGATCCTTCTCTTGACACACTGCTGATGGGTTGTAGAGCTTCACTGAATTTGCTATATATGCAG gCAATCCAGGAAGTTAAGAGGAATTGGGTTAAACCGACAGAAGGGCAGATGCAGGAACTTGAATTTCtacaagaaaatgcaaacaaagcaaag TTCCTGGAGTTGATTCGAGAAGTGCGGTTCTATGGATATGTACGGCTTGATCCTTGCATTTGTGACTATCCAGAAGATGGCTGCTCAGCTGACATCTATGTTGGCAATAATGAGATTAACTGCTGCATAAAACTGCCTATTAACCAAACCAAAGAGGTCAGCTTTAAAATCAACAGGTTAAGAAGTTGGCAGGTTACTTTTCTT ggtGCTACAAAGGATGGTGAAGATGACACTCTGGAACTCAGGTTTGAGTACAATGATTCAGGCACATGGCAGTGGATAATTTTGTACACAAAACAG GCCTTTTTGCTCAGTAGCTGCTTGAAGAAAATGATATCAGAACAGATGATGAAGGCATCCAAAGAAGGCCAAGAAATg GAGATCGAGATGCCTAAATCcacaaaaaataataagaaatccAGCATCCAACAAAAGCAG GTAATTCATTCAGGTTTTATATCGAGGAAAAGATTTTTGGCTAGGCCAAATGAAGAGGACTGTGTATTTGAGAAAATAAGAGAAGAGGACCTGTGA
- the SNX31 gene encoding sorting nexin-31 isoform X3 — MKLHFSITAAEELRERGGGRYVLYSVCLEGFLLGKARYSQLRRWDAQLRQLFGNAVPAFPPKFYLVMTKSMADERRSQLEQYLQNVTLDSNITNSDVFIGFFRKLQQDTFKIQTQRAFLDVYLADGTNIRLDIQTSDTAERILEVTLCKMGLSRELIKYFSLFFLQDRDDGALSVVKKVAEFELPYVSLQSMKELHCKLGIRKWYMDPSLDTLLMGCRASLNLLYMQAIQEVKRNWVKPTEGQMQELEFLQENANKAKFLELIREVRFYGYVRLDPCICDYPEDGCSADIYVGNNEINCCIKLPINQTKEVSFKINRLRSWQVTFLGATKDGEDDTLELRFEYNDSGTWQWIILYTKQAFLLSSCLKKMISEQMMKASKEGQEMEIEMPKSTKNNKKSSIQQKQILIQKRT, encoded by the exons ATGAAGCTGCACTTCAGCATCACCGCCGCCGAGGAGCTGCGGGAGAGGGGCGGAGGGCGCTACGTG CTGTACTCGGTGTGCCTGGAGGGCTTCCTGCTCGGCAAGGCGCGGTACAGCCAGCTCCGCCGCTGGGACGCGCAG CTGAGGCAGCTTTTTGGGAATGCTGTGCCTGCTTTCCCTCCAAAGTTTTACCTGGTAATGACCAAGTCGATGGCAGATGAGAGACGGTCTCAGCTGGAGCAGTACCTTCAGAATG TTACTTTGGATTCAAATATTACCAATAGTGATGTCTTCATAGGTTTTTTCAGAAAGCTACAGCAG GATACATTTAAGATCCAAACCCAGAGAGCCTTTTTGGATGTTTACCTTGCTGATGGCACTAATATTAGACTTGATATCCAGACATCGGACACTGCAGAAAGAATATTAGAG gttaCATTGTGCAAGATGGGGCTGTCAAgagaattaataaaatattttagcttaTTTTTCCTTCAAGATCGTGATGATGGAGCACTCTCTG tgGTGAAAAAAGTGGCAGAATTTGAACTTCCTTATGTGAGTCTTCAGAGCATGAAAGAGTTGCACTGTAAGCTTGGGATCAGAAAGTG GTATATGGATCCTTCTCTTGACACACTGCTGATGGGTTGTAGAGCTTCACTGAATTTGCTATATATGCAG gCAATCCAGGAAGTTAAGAGGAATTGGGTTAAACCGACAGAAGGGCAGATGCAGGAACTTGAATTTCtacaagaaaatgcaaacaaagcaaag TTCCTGGAGTTGATTCGAGAAGTGCGGTTCTATGGATATGTACGGCTTGATCCTTGCATTTGTGACTATCCAGAAGATGGCTGCTCAGCTGACATCTATGTTGGCAATAATGAGATTAACTGCTGCATAAAACTGCCTATTAACCAAACCAAAGAGGTCAGCTTTAAAATCAACAGGTTAAGAAGTTGGCAGGTTACTTTTCTT ggtGCTACAAAGGATGGTGAAGATGACACTCTGGAACTCAGGTTTGAGTACAATGATTCAGGCACATGGCAGTGGATAATTTTGTACACAAAACAG GCCTTTTTGCTCAGTAGCTGCTTGAAGAAAATGATATCAGAACAGATGATGAAGGCATCCAAAGAAGGCCAAGAAATg GAGATCGAGATGCCTAAATCcacaaaaaataataagaaatccAGCATCCAACAAAAGCAG
- the SNX31 gene encoding sorting nexin-31 isoform X4, protein MKLHFSITAAEELRERGGGRYVLYSVCLEGFLLGKARYSQLRRWDAQLRQLFGNAVPAFPPKFYLVMTKSMADERRSQLEQYLQNVTLDSNITNSDVFIGFFRKLQQDTFKIQTQRAFLDVYLADGTNIRLDIQTSDTAERILEVTLCKMGLSRELIKYFSLFFLQDRDDGALSVVKKVAEFELPYVSLQSMKELHCKLGIRKWYMDPSLDTLLMGCRASLNLLYMQAIQEVKRNWVKPTEGQMQELEFLQENANKAKFLELIREVRFYGYVRLDPCICDYPEDGCSADIYVGNNEINCCIKLPINQTKEVSFKINRLRSWQVTFLGATKDGEDDTLELRFEYNDSGTWQWIILYTKQKCEEELKARNVLLCGRNKGLIQEPTAEDGKTG, encoded by the exons ATGAAGCTGCACTTCAGCATCACCGCCGCCGAGGAGCTGCGGGAGAGGGGCGGAGGGCGCTACGTG CTGTACTCGGTGTGCCTGGAGGGCTTCCTGCTCGGCAAGGCGCGGTACAGCCAGCTCCGCCGCTGGGACGCGCAG CTGAGGCAGCTTTTTGGGAATGCTGTGCCTGCTTTCCCTCCAAAGTTTTACCTGGTAATGACCAAGTCGATGGCAGATGAGAGACGGTCTCAGCTGGAGCAGTACCTTCAGAATG TTACTTTGGATTCAAATATTACCAATAGTGATGTCTTCATAGGTTTTTTCAGAAAGCTACAGCAG GATACATTTAAGATCCAAACCCAGAGAGCCTTTTTGGATGTTTACCTTGCTGATGGCACTAATATTAGACTTGATATCCAGACATCGGACACTGCAGAAAGAATATTAGAG gttaCATTGTGCAAGATGGGGCTGTCAAgagaattaataaaatattttagcttaTTTTTCCTTCAAGATCGTGATGATGGAGCACTCTCTG tgGTGAAAAAAGTGGCAGAATTTGAACTTCCTTATGTGAGTCTTCAGAGCATGAAAGAGTTGCACTGTAAGCTTGGGATCAGAAAGTG GTATATGGATCCTTCTCTTGACACACTGCTGATGGGTTGTAGAGCTTCACTGAATTTGCTATATATGCAG gCAATCCAGGAAGTTAAGAGGAATTGGGTTAAACCGACAGAAGGGCAGATGCAGGAACTTGAATTTCtacaagaaaatgcaaacaaagcaaag TTCCTGGAGTTGATTCGAGAAGTGCGGTTCTATGGATATGTACGGCTTGATCCTTGCATTTGTGACTATCCAGAAGATGGCTGCTCAGCTGACATCTATGTTGGCAATAATGAGATTAACTGCTGCATAAAACTGCCTATTAACCAAACCAAAGAGGTCAGCTTTAAAATCAACAGGTTAAGAAGTTGGCAGGTTACTTTTCTT ggtGCTACAAAGGATGGTGAAGATGACACTCTGGAACTCAGGTTTGAGTACAATGATTCAGGCACATGGCAGTGGATAATTTTGTACACAAAACAG AAGTGTGAGGAAGAGCTAAAGGCCAGAAATGTGCTGCTGTGTGGAAGAAACAAGGGTTTGATCCAAGAGCCCACTGCAGAAGATGGAAAGACTGGATGA